Proteins encoded in a region of the Paenibacillus sp. E222 genome:
- a CDS encoding ABC transporter permease — MKQYIIRRLLQMIPTMLGITIIVFAITTLVPGDYITAQQNPSMTAEKAAQLREIYGLDKGPVERYFIWVGNMLTGNMGDSLQHKRPVTDVIGDYVWNSFIIAFLSLILSWIIAIFTGVFSAKFQYSFFDKIVTMAVFLCMSLPSFFIGLVLIKFLAIDLRLMPVGGMTTAGQTGSTWDMIMDIGYHAIMPVLVLTMLSTGSLTRYFRTSMLEVIRQDYIRTARAKGLKERTVIFKHALRNAMLPAITLMGFELPALFGGAIILEKIFVWPGVGQVYLESITMRDYPFMLGFTIFMAALTLLGTLLSDVLYGVADPRIRLK; from the coding sequence ATGAAGCAGTACATTATCCGGCGGCTGCTGCAAATGATTCCGACAATGCTCGGAATTACAATCATTGTCTTCGCGATCACAACATTGGTTCCAGGTGATTATATTACGGCTCAGCAAAACCCGAGTATGACAGCAGAAAAGGCAGCGCAGTTAAGAGAAATTTACGGACTAGATAAGGGCCCTGTAGAGAGGTACTTTATTTGGGTGGGTAACATGCTTACCGGTAACATGGGCGATTCGTTACAACACAAACGTCCGGTCACGGACGTTATCGGGGATTATGTGTGGAATTCATTTATCATCGCTTTTCTGAGCTTGATTCTCTCATGGATCATAGCAATCTTTACCGGTGTATTTTCAGCTAAATTTCAATACTCGTTTTTCGATAAAATAGTCACCATGGCTGTATTTTTATGTATGTCTCTTCCATCCTTTTTTATAGGATTGGTTCTAATCAAGTTCCTTGCAATTGATCTCAGGTTGATGCCTGTCGGAGGAATGACTACAGCTGGTCAAACAGGATCTACATGGGACATGATTATGGACATCGGTTATCATGCTATTATGCCGGTACTGGTCTTAACAATGTTAAGTACAGGAAGCCTTACTCGCTATTTCAGAACGAGTATGCTTGAGGTCATCCGTCAGGATTATATTCGTACAGCCCGTGCAAAAGGATTGAAGGAAAGAACAGTTATTTTTAAACATGCACTTCGCAATGCCATGCTTCCTGCCATCACTCTTATGGGATTTGAATTGCCAGCTCTGTTCGGTGGAGCTATTATCCTTGAGAAAATCTTTGTATGGCCAGGCGTAGGACAGGTCTATCTGGAGTCCATAACGATGCGTGATTATCCGTTTATGCTTGGATTCACTATCTTTATGGCTGCGTTGACCCTTCTAGGTACGCTTTTGTCGGATGTTCTCTATGGGGTAGCAGATCCCAGAATTAGATTGAAGTAG
- the opp4C gene encoding oligopeptide ABC transporter permease, whose amino-acid sequence MSLEAAPLKSKAQVPVQQPDSPWRIAVRRFSRNRLALAGLLILVLMVLICFFGPWISPYNINDYKVIDKNQSPSSAHWLGTDKLGRDVLLRVMLAGRISIMVGVVATVISVVLGATLGALAGFYRKFIDSFIMRIAEIFMSIPTLPLLIILGALLSDLKVPPQDRIYFLMLILGVLSWPGLSRLVRGQILTLREQEFMQATEALGLRDRRKIFRHLLPNTVPIIIVSATLGVASAILAESALSYLGLGVVPPTPSWGNMISEANGIIEFRKRPWLWIPPGICILITVVAINLIGDGLRDALDPKMKK is encoded by the coding sequence TTGTCACTTGAGGCTGCACCACTAAAATCGAAAGCACAGGTTCCTGTCCAGCAGCCCGATTCTCCTTGGCGGATTGCAGTACGACGCTTTTCCCGGAATCGGCTCGCATTAGCAGGACTTTTAATACTTGTATTGATGGTTCTCATTTGTTTCTTTGGACCGTGGATCTCTCCGTATAACATAAACGATTATAAGGTAATAGATAAAAACCAATCACCGAGCAGCGCGCACTGGTTGGGAACAGACAAGTTGGGTCGCGATGTGTTACTGCGCGTAATGTTGGCTGGCCGGATCTCGATTATGGTCGGAGTGGTCGCTACCGTTATTTCAGTTGTTTTAGGCGCCACACTCGGTGCCTTGGCGGGATTTTACAGAAAATTTATTGATTCATTTATCATGCGTATTGCTGAGATCTTTATGTCGATTCCTACGCTGCCTCTTCTAATCATTTTAGGGGCGTTGTTGTCTGATTTGAAGGTACCTCCACAGGACCGGATTTATTTTCTGATGCTGATTCTGGGTGTTCTGTCGTGGCCGGGTCTATCAAGACTGGTTCGTGGACAGATTCTAACGCTTCGGGAGCAAGAGTTTATGCAAGCTACTGAGGCACTAGGATTACGCGATCGGCGTAAAATATTTAGACACTTACTTCCCAATACTGTTCCAATTATTATTGTATCCGCTACGCTGGGTGTGGCTTCTGCAATTTTGGCTGAATCTGCGCTAAGTTATTTGGGACTTGGGGTAGTTCCACCAACTCCATCCTGGGGGAATATGATTTCTGAGGCGAACGGTATTATCGAATTCCGTAAAAGACCATGGCTCTGGATTCCTCCGGGAATATGCATATTAATAACGGTTGTAGCGATTAACTTGATTGGTGACGGACTGCGTGATGCGCTTGATCCAAAAATGAAGAAGTAG
- a CDS encoding D-alanyl-D-alanine carboxypeptidase family protein: MKRWWIRAGMLLALLVIIYLGVKPDMLVGKPGIKAESAVLMDMNSEQILINFNGSEQIAPAGISKLMTELLVMEAVINGELRWDDPVNISLYASSVGGSHLGLKQGEQFTVQELFQIVAVYSANDAAIALAEHISGTEQTFAKKMNQKATEIGLSDKTVFTNATGISEKLLGPNRPKEIQGQTVMTAVDACKLARYLLSNYPEILRVSSQMQVSMHQKGMYMSNTNWMLSSIGGPYAYDGNDGLKTGYDVDSGYHFVGTAERNGKRLISVVLGSDSREGRFIETRKLFNYGFTGSK; the protein is encoded by the coding sequence ATGAAAAGATGGTGGATACGGGCAGGAATGCTTCTGGCTCTACTCGTTATTATATATTTGGGTGTAAAACCGGACATGCTGGTGGGCAAACCGGGGATTAAAGCTGAATCGGCTGTACTAATGGATATGAACTCCGAGCAGATTCTAATCAACTTTAACGGTTCTGAACAGATTGCACCTGCAGGAATCAGTAAACTGATGACAGAACTACTTGTAATGGAAGCTGTGATTAACGGAGAGTTGCGTTGGGACGACCCTGTAAATATCAGCCTATATGCAAGTTCAGTAGGTGGCAGCCACCTGGGTTTGAAACAAGGGGAGCAGTTCACTGTGCAGGAGCTATTCCAGATTGTAGCCGTCTATTCCGCGAATGACGCTGCTATTGCTCTGGCTGAACATATCAGTGGGACAGAGCAGACTTTTGCAAAAAAGATGAATCAGAAGGCTACAGAGATCGGACTGTCCGACAAGACAGTGTTTACCAATGCAACAGGTATAAGCGAAAAACTACTTGGTCCGAATCGTCCGAAGGAAATACAAGGCCAGACTGTAATGACCGCTGTAGATGCATGCAAGCTTGCACGTTATCTGCTGAGTAACTATCCCGAAATATTGAGAGTTTCCAGCCAAATGCAAGTTTCGATGCACCAAAAGGGAATGTACATGAGCAACACCAACTGGATGCTGTCCTCTATTGGCGGACCCTATGCTTACGATGGGAACGATGGATTGAAGACCGGATATGATGTGGATTCCGGCTATCACTTCGTTGGAACGGCGGAGCGAAATGGCAAGCGACTGATCTCCGTTGTACTGGGATCGGACAGTCGTGAGGGACGTTTTATCGAGACACGAAAGCTATTCAATTATGGATTTACCGGTTCAAAGTAA
- a CDS encoding ABC transporter ATP-binding protein — protein MAEALIEIQNLKKYFPITGGVFKRVVGNVRAVDDVSFQINKGESFGLVGESGCGKSTIGRTILRLLDKTDGKVVFKGEDIHALDKTKLRSLRPKMQIVFQDPFSSLNPRIKVGEAIGEALIDHGLCSRSEVKDRVIETLKICGLAAYHYDRYPHEFSGGQRQRIGIARALIMNPDFIVADEPVSALDVSIQAQIINLLSDLQQEKQLTYLFISHDLSVVEHLCDRIGVMYLGSMVEMASKEEMFRNPLHPYTKALLSAVPIPDPTLRRERIVLKGDIPSPANPPSGCKFHTRCPLATDICKQQVPEYRDVGSQHFVACHLV, from the coding sequence ATGGCTGAGGCATTGATCGAGATACAAAATCTCAAAAAATATTTTCCAATCACTGGCGGAGTATTTAAACGGGTAGTTGGAAACGTAAGAGCCGTAGATGACGTCTCTTTTCAGATTAATAAAGGTGAATCTTTCGGACTTGTAGGCGAGTCCGGTTGCGGTAAAAGTACGATTGGTCGTACAATCCTTCGTTTGTTGGATAAGACGGATGGCAAGGTTGTGTTTAAGGGTGAGGACATACATGCATTGGATAAAACGAAGCTGCGTTCCCTTCGACCAAAAATGCAGATTGTGTTCCAGGACCCATTTAGTTCGCTTAATCCAAGAATCAAGGTAGGCGAAGCCATTGGTGAGGCTCTTATTGACCATGGCCTGTGTAGCCGGAGTGAAGTGAAGGACAGAGTCATTGAGACACTAAAAATTTGCGGGCTTGCGGCCTATCATTATGATCGTTATCCACATGAATTTTCCGGCGGACAACGACAGCGTATCGGTATTGCTCGGGCATTGATTATGAATCCTGATTTTATCGTAGCGGACGAGCCTGTATCCGCCCTGGATGTATCTATTCAGGCTCAAATTATAAATCTATTGAGTGATCTGCAACAGGAGAAACAGCTTACCTATCTTTTCATTTCCCATGACCTTAGTGTGGTGGAGCATTTGTGTGACCGTATCGGGGTTATGTATCTTGGTTCCATGGTAGAGATGGCAAGCAAGGAAGAAATGTTTCGCAATCCGCTTCATCCATATACCAAGGCGCTGCTGTCTGCAGTTCCTATACCGGATCCAACGTTGCGTCGTGAGCGAATTGTCCTGAAAGGGGACATTCCGAGTCCAGCCAATCCACCGTCCGGCTGCAAATTTCATACGCGATGTCCGCTGGCGACTGATATTTGCAAACAACAAGTACCAGAATATCGTGATGTTGGATCTCAACATTTTGTAGCTTGTCACCTGGTCTAA
- a CDS encoding alpha/beta fold hydrolase, translating into MSKKVYTLTLTMAMSIALIQPAVQAAEAVKPTATVAESIASKATQTLQQLGYIDGITDGMKDSQTPITRAQAAIILQRVLKLDAPASLTGFADVLAKDGAAPAIYALKQSGLIQGQAKGYAPDAPLTKAQMASLFTRAFELKDNGIQVVYSDMAQIPKVHTEDAIRLKQHFIIEGSAFNAKNSVTHGEFADALYLALGLDVQSEGLTPLEDFFKQPAQAGFQMSPDGKHLAYMEPWNNRMNIVVKENGQDKAVRITSETERSIAEFVWATKDKLLYVKDEAGDENYHIYVTDIDGKNSKDLTPFPNTRAILVDSLENIPDEILVGMNKRDPRIFDVYRINIKTGEAVLAAENPGNITGWLTDHDGKIRVAISSDGNVSSLMYRESENKPFENLMTTKLGETFAPVMFTYDNKNIYAVSNLERDKTAIVEYSPSSKKVTKTIYENKDVDVSSFVPSKEKGTILAAVYETDKVNYEYFDNDFKKLMQDIQAKVPAKEISISNISEEGQVLFVAYSDKTMGTYYFYDSKTGKLDKLADAAPWIDESKMSDVKPITYKSRDGLTLHGYLTLPQGAEASQLPLVVVPHGGPWARDSWGFNPEIQFLASRGYAVLQVNFRGSTGYGKEFLDAGNKEWGKAMQDDLTDGVNWLVKEGTVDAKRVAIYGGSYGGYAALAGLAFTPEVYAAGISYVGPSNLFTLLDSLPPYWESERNMFYERMGDPEKDKELLTAVSPLFHIDQMKAPLFVVQGANDPRVKQAESDQIVEALRKRGVDVPYMLKANEGHGFGNVENQLDLYRAIEKFLNRHLMQQ; encoded by the coding sequence GTGAGTAAAAAAGTATATACTCTCACGCTTACCATGGCGATGTCAATCGCTCTGATTCAACCAGCGGTCCAGGCAGCAGAAGCGGTGAAGCCTACGGCGACAGTCGCTGAATCCATTGCTTCGAAGGCAACACAGACACTACAGCAACTGGGATACATAGATGGCATAACAGATGGAATGAAAGACTCACAAACGCCAATTACCCGTGCTCAGGCGGCAATCATCCTGCAGCGTGTACTTAAACTGGATGCTCCAGCGTCTCTTACTGGTTTCGCAGATGTGTTGGCTAAGGATGGAGCTGCTCCTGCCATTTACGCGCTGAAGCAAAGTGGTCTTATTCAAGGACAAGCCAAAGGATATGCACCAGATGCACCTCTCACAAAAGCACAGATGGCATCGTTGTTTACTCGGGCGTTTGAACTGAAGGATAATGGCATTCAGGTTGTCTACAGTGATATGGCGCAGATTCCGAAGGTTCATACGGAGGATGCCATTCGTTTGAAGCAGCATTTTATTATCGAAGGCAGCGCTTTTAACGCCAAAAATTCGGTGACCCACGGTGAGTTTGCTGACGCACTGTATCTTGCTCTTGGACTTGATGTGCAGTCAGAAGGTCTCACACCTCTGGAAGACTTCTTCAAACAGCCGGCTCAAGCAGGATTCCAGATGTCTCCGGATGGTAAACATCTGGCTTACATGGAGCCTTGGAACAACCGAATGAATATCGTGGTGAAAGAGAATGGTCAGGACAAGGCAGTACGTATCACGAGTGAGACAGAGCGCAGTATAGCGGAATTTGTATGGGCGACAAAGGATAAGCTGTTGTACGTAAAGGATGAAGCAGGGGACGAGAACTATCATATTTATGTAACGGATATCGATGGGAAGAACAGCAAAGATCTGACACCATTTCCGAATACAAGAGCGATCCTGGTAGACTCGCTGGAGAACATTCCGGATGAAATTCTAGTGGGCATGAACAAACGTGATCCGCGGATCTTTGATGTGTACCGGATAAACATCAAGACAGGTGAGGCTGTGCTTGCTGCAGAGAATCCGGGCAATATTACGGGCTGGTTAACAGACCATGACGGTAAAATCCGTGTGGCCATATCGAGTGATGGTAATGTCTCTTCGTTGATGTATCGTGAATCGGAAAATAAACCATTTGAAAATTTGATGACCACCAAGCTTGGAGAAACATTTGCGCCGGTGATGTTCACGTATGATAACAAAAACATCTATGCTGTATCCAATCTGGAGCGGGATAAAACAGCGATTGTCGAATACAGCCCAAGCAGCAAAAAAGTAACAAAAACCATCTATGAAAACAAAGATGTGGACGTATCCAGTTTCGTTCCTTCTAAAGAAAAAGGCACAATCCTTGCAGCTGTCTATGAGACGGACAAGGTTAACTATGAATACTTCGATAATGATTTCAAAAAATTGATGCAGGATATCCAGGCGAAAGTTCCGGCTAAAGAAATAAGCATTTCAAACATAAGTGAAGAAGGTCAGGTTCTGTTCGTTGCCTATAGCGATAAAACCATGGGTACGTATTACTTCTACGATTCCAAGACGGGTAAGCTGGATAAATTAGCTGACGCGGCACCTTGGATTGATGAGAGTAAAATGTCGGATGTAAAACCCATTACGTACAAGTCACGTGACGGTTTAACCCTTCATGGTTATCTGACCCTCCCACAAGGAGCTGAGGCTTCCCAATTGCCATTGGTAGTTGTTCCGCATGGTGGACCTTGGGCCCGGGATTCGTGGGGCTTCAATCCGGAAATTCAATTTCTCGCAAGCCGCGGCTATGCCGTACTACAGGTGAATTTCCGTGGTTCTACTGGATACGGTAAGGAATTCCTGGATGCCGGAAACAAAGAGTGGGGTAAAGCGATGCAGGACGATCTCACAGACGGCGTAAATTGGCTGGTTAAAGAGGGAACAGTTGATGCGAAGCGCGTAGCCATCTACGGTGGATCTTATGGTGGATATGCTGCCCTGGCAGGACTGGCATTCACACCAGAAGTGTATGCTGCTGGAATTAGCTATGTTGGACCATCCAATCTGTTCACGCTGCTGGATTCACTGCCACCTTACTGGGAATCGGAGCGCAACATGTTCTATGAACGTATGGGTGATCCGGAGAAAGACAAGGAGCTGCTGACAGCTGTCTCACCACTGTTCCATATCGATCAGATGAAAGCCCCATTGTTCGTGGTTCAGGGTGCTAATGATCCGCGTGTCAAACAGGCTGAGTCTGATCAGATCGTGGAGGCTCTGCGCAAGCGTGGAGTAGATGTGCCTTATATGCTAAAAGCCAATGAGGGACATGGCTTCGGCAATGTTGAAAATCAATTGGATTTGTATCGTGCTATTGAGAAATTTCTGAACCGTCACCTGATGCAGCAATAG
- a CDS encoding transcriptional regulator: MSGDESFNISIEQAKLLGHSLRVRIIKQLLHTPRTAKQVADMLGESGGNVHYHMMKLYDGGLIKMVEEKKVGGVTEKYYLSRSKWFNTIGSGAVDPVLADEFDSSNVTKLILRLDLTNDQKDELHEEFKQLLERWVDKTSMHTTDNDLTISQEYSVGIQIKSTKEKKETGDNTEV, translated from the coding sequence ATGAGCGGCGATGAATCTTTTAACATTTCTATTGAGCAAGCGAAGCTGTTGGGGCATTCGCTTCGAGTACGAATTATTAAACAGTTGCTACATACTCCAAGGACGGCAAAACAAGTAGCGGATATGCTCGGAGAATCAGGGGGGAATGTCCATTACCATATGATGAAATTGTATGATGGTGGACTGATTAAGATGGTAGAGGAAAAAAAAGTTGGCGGAGTTACTGAAAAATATTACCTGTCCCGCTCTAAATGGTTCAATACGATAGGATCTGGAGCTGTCGATCCCGTGTTGGCTGATGAGTTTGACTCGAGTAATGTAACCAAATTGATCCTTCGTTTGGATCTTACCAACGATCAAAAGGATGAATTACATGAAGAATTTAAACAGCTGCTTGAGAGGTGGGTGGATAAAACGTCAATGCATACGACGGATAATGATTTAACAATAAGTCAGGAGTATAGCGTAGGAATCCAGATTAAGTCAACAAAGGAGAAAAAAGAAACAGGTGACAATACGGAGGTGTAA
- a CDS encoding ABC transporter ATP-binding protein — MAKNLVEFRNLKTHFHTSAGVVKAVDDVSFNIREGETLCVVGESGCGKSVTAMSLMRLVDTPPAGGEILFEGKDLLKLSKGDMSQIRGNDISVIFQEPMSSLNPVLTIGEQITEPILLHTLLSRKEAKARAIELITLVGIPRPEKIYDSYPHELSGGMRQRIMIAIALSCNPKLLIADEPTTALDVTIQAQILDLMRDIKDKINTSIMLITHDLGVVAEMADYVVVMYAGKVIEEASVYELFKSPKHPYTQGLLKAKPVINQKQDRLYSIPGQVPNPIELGQNCHFHDRCEFCMNVCREKEPPLHTDATGHKVACWLYEEGAK, encoded by the coding sequence ATGGCAAAAAACTTAGTTGAATTCCGTAATCTCAAAACGCATTTTCATACCTCTGCTGGAGTCGTGAAAGCCGTCGATGACGTGAGTTTCAATATCCGTGAAGGAGAGACTCTCTGTGTTGTGGGTGAATCAGGTTGCGGAAAAAGTGTTACAGCGATGTCTCTGATGCGCCTCGTGGATACCCCTCCTGCGGGCGGGGAAATATTGTTTGAAGGCAAGGATCTTCTGAAGCTTAGCAAAGGTGATATGAGTCAAATTCGTGGTAATGATATATCTGTAATTTTCCAGGAACCGATGTCCTCTCTGAATCCGGTACTGACGATTGGAGAGCAAATTACCGAACCCATATTGCTCCATACACTGTTGAGCCGTAAGGAAGCAAAGGCGCGCGCGATCGAGTTAATTACATTGGTGGGAATTCCTCGCCCTGAGAAAATATATGATTCTTATCCGCATGAACTCAGTGGTGGCATGAGGCAACGAATTATGATTGCAATTGCGCTGAGTTGCAATCCTAAACTCTTAATTGCTGATGAGCCGACAACTGCATTGGATGTTACGATTCAGGCTCAGATTCTGGACTTGATGCGTGACATCAAAGATAAAATAAATACGTCCATTATGCTAATTACTCATGATCTAGGAGTCGTTGCAGAAATGGCCGATTATGTGGTTGTCATGTATGCAGGTAAAGTGATTGAAGAGGCTTCGGTTTACGAGCTGTTCAAGTCACCCAAGCATCCATACACACAGGGCTTGTTAAAAGCCAAGCCAGTGATCAATCAGAAGCAGGATAGACTGTATTCCATCCCGGGTCAGGTTCCTAATCCTATTGAATTGGGCCAGAATTGCCACTTCCACGACAGATGTGAGTTTTGTATGAATGTATGCCGTGAGAAGGAACCACCTCTACATACTGACGCTACTGGCCATAAAGTTGCTTGCTGGTTGTATGAAGAGGGGGCGAAATAG
- a CDS encoding MFS transporter — translation MSMLRNRNFLLMFLGRVVTNIGDSLYAVAAMWLVSELGGSTFYTGLAGFLTIIPRFIQFFSGPIIDRVNIRSLLIYTQLIQAVLLLLIPIAHYMGFLTVGLVLIVSPIISTFNMFVYPAQMSSLPQFVEDRNLSKANSMFTFANQGIETGCNALAGILLVSIGAISIYLLDSVMFMMSTLLFAMIKVSRVKHLESRGEEPNNLIQIVKKYGSELTEGIQILFNKTVSRLLFGIILINLVGGATFVVLPQFSKGYGGAEIYGLLLMAQALGSLLGALSAPYLRLESIGMGKIYAVAFMLSGLLWTLSVFCPYPWLMIFVYGLAWFPGGVTNILINTYLQKGIPTNLLGRVFSAAYSLSGIAMPIGSLIGGIVGQMVDGREVIGWSGFVVIMVGIYWMLDYKTRSLPNAQNVTDRAFIS, via the coding sequence ATGAGTATGCTGCGTAACCGTAATTTTTTACTCATGTTTCTTGGGAGAGTGGTCACGAATATCGGAGATTCCCTTTATGCCGTAGCAGCGATGTGGTTGGTCTCTGAATTGGGAGGATCTACTTTTTATACAGGATTAGCTGGGTTTCTTACGATAATTCCTAGGTTTATTCAATTTTTTTCAGGTCCTATAATAGATCGGGTTAATATCCGTTCTCTTCTAATCTATACACAGTTAATACAGGCGGTATTGCTTTTATTAATTCCCATTGCTCACTACATGGGTTTCCTAACTGTGGGTCTTGTTCTTATCGTCTCTCCCATTATCTCCACGTTCAACATGTTTGTCTATCCGGCCCAGATGTCCTCCCTACCACAATTTGTTGAGGATCGAAATCTCTCCAAGGCTAATTCCATGTTCACCTTTGCCAATCAAGGCATTGAAACGGGCTGCAACGCTCTCGCAGGAATACTGTTGGTATCCATTGGGGCAATTTCCATCTATCTTCTTGATTCGGTTATGTTCATGATGAGTACGCTCCTCTTTGCTATGATTAAAGTCTCCAGGGTCAAGCACCTTGAGTCAAGGGGAGAGGAACCTAACAATCTAATACAGATTGTCAAGAAATATGGTTCTGAACTCACAGAAGGTATTCAAATCTTATTTAACAAAACAGTTTCACGCCTTCTTTTTGGAATAATCCTGATTAATTTGGTGGGCGGTGCAACATTTGTCGTTTTGCCGCAATTCAGTAAGGGATATGGAGGTGCAGAGATATATGGCTTATTGCTAATGGCCCAAGCGTTGGGAAGTTTATTAGGAGCTTTGTCGGCACCTTATCTTAGGTTAGAATCAATAGGAATGGGAAAAATTTATGCCGTAGCTTTCATGCTTAGTGGCTTGCTGTGGACGCTCTCTGTTTTTTGTCCCTATCCGTGGTTGATGATATTCGTATACGGATTAGCTTGGTTTCCTGGTGGTGTAACCAACATTTTGATTAATACTTATCTGCAAAAGGGTATACCTACGAATCTGCTAGGAAGAGTTTTTTCAGCTGCTTATAGCCTGAGTGGAATTGCTATGCCTATTGGTTCCTTAATAGGAGGAATTGTGGGTCAGATGGTGGATGGAAGGGAGGTTATTGGATGGAGTGGTTTTGTAGTTATAATGGTCGGAATCTATTGGATGTTGGACTATAAAACACGTTCGCTTCCGAATGCTCAGAATGTAACTGACAGAGCATTTATATCTTAA
- a CDS encoding MFS transporter, giving the protein MQKQMKWPLILFAIGVFMAALDNGIITSSLTTLNASFGVSPTWGAWTITLYTLGLAVSVPIAGKLSDRYGRKKLFLIEVALFGIGSLLVALSTSFTFFLIARVIQALGGGGIFIIASSYVLSKFPAERQGTALGLLGGMNGVAAILGPNIGAFILDITGNWHWLFLINVPIAILLFIAGIRYIHEEQELHRKAVDWSGIAVLTLGVLSLMYSFSNLDGVNMLRSLGSPTFYGFFLAGVVILVVFYFLEKRLEGSQREPVVSTQLLGIASFRWTLLIAFFSGAILASVIFIPGFVEQYLGVSNTASGYWFTPLALASGIGAGGGGYLVDRKGPIWTLSVAGLLSAIGFLLFPLWVEHIWQFVIASVLVGIGFGMMLGAPVNVLVTEQAGENNKGIAVATSSLFRQMAMAIAPTIFAGFLARSFSNLGSNIQQGLADKGIQVPPEALQQYASGGGSASGSDISSLTEGLSQIPDPGIRDVLLQALHQTTGEGYSGLFWSAVIFSVLTLVAALITGRQRHKEKKNQVEIASTN; this is encoded by the coding sequence ATGCAAAAACAAATGAAATGGCCGCTTATCCTATTTGCTATCGGGGTGTTTATGGCTGCGCTGGATAACGGAATTATTACGTCGTCCCTGACGACTTTAAATGCGTCGTTTGGCGTGTCGCCGACATGGGGAGCATGGACAATCACGCTCTATACGCTCGGACTTGCGGTGAGTGTGCCCATTGCGGGTAAGCTCTCCGACCGTTATGGACGCAAGAAGCTGTTTCTGATTGAAGTAGCTTTGTTCGGAATCGGGTCTTTACTCGTTGCGTTAAGCACATCGTTTACCTTCTTCCTGATTGCTCGTGTCATCCAGGCGTTGGGTGGTGGCGGGATTTTTATCATTGCGAGCTCTTACGTATTAAGCAAGTTCCCAGCGGAGCGTCAGGGTACAGCCTTGGGTCTTCTGGGAGGCATGAACGGGGTTGCCGCGATTCTTGGGCCGAATATCGGTGCTTTTATCCTCGACATTACGGGGAATTGGCATTGGTTGTTCTTAATCAATGTACCGATCGCCATTTTGTTGTTTATTGCAGGCATCCGTTATATTCATGAAGAACAGGAGCTGCACCGTAAGGCGGTGGACTGGAGTGGTATCGCGGTCCTGACGTTGGGTGTGCTCAGTCTGATGTACAGCTTCAGCAACCTGGATGGCGTAAATATGCTGCGAAGTCTTGGATCACCGACGTTCTATGGCTTCTTCCTGGCAGGTGTGGTCATTCTGGTCGTCTTCTACTTTCTTGAAAAAAGGCTGGAAGGATCACAACGTGAACCTGTTGTATCTACACAACTTCTGGGCATTGCGTCCTTTCGTTGGACGCTGCTGATTGCCTTTTTCTCAGGAGCCATTCTGGCATCTGTGATCTTCATTCCAGGCTTTGTTGAGCAATACCTCGGGGTATCCAACACAGCCTCCGGCTACTGGTTTACACCGCTTGCTCTGGCTTCAGGCATTGGTGCGGGTGGTGGCGGTTATCTGGTTGACCGCAAAGGGCCAATCTGGACGTTATCTGTAGCAGGTTTGCTGTCGGCAATCGGCTTCCTGCTCTTCCCGCTGTGGGTAGAGCATATCTGGCAATTCGTGATTGCGAGTGTACTCGTGGGGATTGGCTTCGGTATGATGCTGGGAGCTCCAGTGAACGTGCTCGTTACTGAGCAAGCGGGAGAGAACAACAAGGGCATCGCAGTAGCGACCAGTTCCTTGTTCCGTCAGATGGCTATGGCGATCGCGCCAACCATTTTTGCCGGTTTTCTGGCTCGCTCCTTCTCCAACCTGGGATCTAATATTCAGCAGGGTCTCGCAGATAAGGGCATTCAGGTGCCGCCCGAAGCGCTTCAACAATATGCGTCTGGCGGCGGTTCGGCTTCAGGGAGCGATATCTCCAGCTTAACGGAGGGACTATCCCAAATCCCTGATCCGGGCATTCGAGATGTGCTGCTACAGGCTCTACATCAGACAACCGGCGAGGGTTATAGTGGGCTGTTCTGGTCTGCGGTTATTTTCAGTGTACTCACGCTGGTCGCTGCGTTGATTACAGGACGTCAGCGTCATAAAGAGAAGAAGAATCAGGTAGAGATAGCCTCAACAAACTGA